In Candidatus Brocadia sp., the genomic stretch TCAAGCAAAACTTCCTGGGATTGCGGGTCAGTCACATCAGTCAGGACTTCGATATTTAACCGGGCCCCTTCGGCAACTGTTCCCAGCGAGGCATGGATGAAGTGTTCGCGGAAATGGTCCGGAGAGATATGGGATAATGCACCAAGTTTAACTATCACGCCGGTCACCCTGCTTGCACCTTGCTCATGTGCCAAGGACGTTATCTTGCGTATAAGGTCTTTAACGAGAAAAAATTCGTGCATAGGTATTTAAATTCCAGAATTCCGGATATCTTGTTGTACACGTATCGTGACTTCTTGCACTGCTTTATCGACTTCTACAGATAATCCAGCGCCAGCCTCAAAGCATTTCCCTTCAATACCATAGACGATGAGACGATTCGGTAGCTGGTTGAGTGCCCGTGCCAGTTCAATGGTTTCAGCGACACCAAAGGCATGTGTGGAATAATGGAAAAGATTTGACGGGATGGGTTGATCACGTGCATCAAACCGAAGAATGGTTCCCGGCCTTGCTCCAGAATAAACTGCATCAATAAGGATGACGGTATCGGCATCCTTCCATGACTCCATTAATGACAGTCCTTCACCGCTTTCTTCAAGGACATAGACATGATCATGTGCCTGTTTCTTCAGACATTGAGCAACATGAAGTCCCACAGCATCATCGCTGCGGTACGCATTACCAATGCCAATTATGAAGACAAAGGGGTCGTCCCATTTTTTGCCTTTCATGTGGTTACCATTTTTACAAATAATTACGATTCACGATTTGTGATCTACGATTTTAAATCCCAACTCACAAATCATAAGTCGGAAAACCTAAAATAAATTATTATCCTGATTTTCTATTCCCGGTTAACATAAAGCTTTAAAAAATGCGTGGCACATGAGATGCACGGATCGTAATTGCGTATTGCCTGCTCACATTGCAGCGTAAGTTTTTCGGAAGGGAGATCCAGATATTTCGGGATAAACTGCCAGAGATCATTTTCAATGGTCTTCTGATTCTGAGATGTGGGTGGAACAATCTTTGCGTCAATAATCACACCATTATCATCGGTACTATAACGATGGTAAAGGATTCCTCGCGGCGCTTCAGTGCAACCGTAGCCCGTACCGGCTCGTGGTTGAACTTGCACTGACGGTTTATCGGGTCTTTCATATTGATCGATGATGCGCAATGCCTCATCGCAGGCATAAAGGATCTCCACACT encodes the following:
- a CDS encoding hydrogenase maturation nickel metallochaperone HypA; the encoded protein is MHEFFLVKDLIRKITSLAHEQGASRVTGVIVKLGALSHISPDHFREHFIHASLGTVAEGARLNIEVLTDVTDPQSQEVLLENIEIYLAT
- a CDS encoding hydrogenase maturation protease, giving the protein MKGKKWDDPFVFIIGIGNAYRSDDAVGLHVAQCLKKQAHDHVYVLEESGEGLSLMESWKDADTVILIDAVYSGARPGTILRFDARDQPIPSNLFHYSTHAFGVAETIELARALNQLPNRLIVYGIEGKCFEAGAGLSVEVDKAVQEVTIRVQQDIRNSGI